A genomic window from Exiguobacterium acetylicum DSM 20416 includes:
- a CDS encoding MarR family winged helix-turn-helix transcriptional regulator has product MNETRELFQTFTRRFGLLNKNCCAVLDEEISLVQSHLLYQVAKHPDSAMQEIADQLALDITTFSRQVQTLIKRDLLVKRPAINDRRIHLLRLSEKGLRVAQAIDEEMNTYLDSIFSSMTSFEKAHVLQAIDLLNTKMGESDVCCKPCL; this is encoded by the coding sequence ATGAATGAAACGCGTGAATTATTTCAAACGTTCACTCGGCGCTTTGGATTATTGAATAAGAATTGTTGTGCCGTTCTAGATGAAGAGATATCTCTCGTTCAAAGCCATTTGCTGTATCAGGTTGCCAAACATCCTGACTCCGCAATGCAAGAAATTGCGGACCAACTCGCTCTTGATATCACTACGTTCAGCAGACAAGTACAAACATTGATTAAGCGGGACCTACTCGTAAAGCGTCCCGCGATCAACGATCGGCGAATTCACCTACTTCGCCTGTCCGAGAAAGGATTACGTGTTGCTCAAGCCATTGACGAAGAGATGAACACGTATCTTGATTCCATCTTCTCATCAATGACTTCCTTCGAAAAAGCACATGTCCTCCAGGCAATCGACTTGCTGAACACGAAGATGGGCGAGAGTGACGTCTGCTGTAAACCATGTCTCTAA
- a CDS encoding endonuclease/exonuclease/phosphatase family protein — MSLSLSIATYNIWHHPHKRQERFEALCAEIKQHQPDILLLQEVMSTFHPDEPFVSIAEHLAEATGYPYMMMDPYMDSPDEGLAILTKLPFERTDSSAAATANINHHCAIRIPFSIDGIRFAVTNIHFNWRASDIRLDQLRFVNEWIASQTDDTTIEFLGGDFNDCPNSALHQAALKEWVDLAGSFAARTGQIAAATLDSVMNPYARKNDGITSPVRYDWLLCQRSLSQVTLQHVQLIGNHRLQHHLVPSDHYGVLAHVKLH; from the coding sequence ATGAGTCTTTCATTGTCGATTGCGACATATAACATCTGGCATCACCCGCACAAACGACAAGAACGGTTCGAGGCGTTATGCGCGGAGATCAAGCAACACCAACCGGATATTCTCCTCCTGCAAGAAGTCATGTCGACGTTTCATCCGGATGAACCATTCGTCTCGATCGCTGAGCACCTCGCAGAGGCGACCGGTTATCCGTATATGATGATGGATCCTTACATGGATTCACCGGACGAAGGACTTGCCATTCTGACGAAATTACCGTTTGAACGAACGGATTCGAGTGCCGCTGCGACAGCAAACATCAACCACCACTGTGCGATTCGGATCCCGTTTTCGATTGACGGTATTCGTTTTGCCGTGACGAACATTCATTTCAATTGGCGTGCTTCAGACATTCGACTCGATCAACTTCGATTCGTCAACGAATGGATTGCCTCACAGACGGATGACACGACGATCGAGTTCTTAGGCGGTGACTTTAATGATTGTCCAAACTCTGCTCTGCATCAAGCTGCGCTTAAGGAATGGGTCGATCTCGCCGGTAGTTTTGCCGCTCGTACAGGACAGATTGCCGCCGCGACGCTTGATTCCGTGATGAATCCGTACGCAAGGAAGAATGACGGCATCACAAGCCCCGTTCGATATGATTGGTTACTCTGTCAGCGTTCGCTTTCACAGGTGACCTTACAGCACGTCCAGCTGATCGGAAATCATCGACTGCAGCATCACCTTGTACCGAGCGATCATTACGGTGTCCTCGCTCACGTGAAGCTACACTAA
- a CDS encoding GNAT family N-acetyltransferase, with translation MQTMHHSFDTQRYQIRPARLSDAEALAELRQTLDAETEFFDRMPGEDVMTASDFADQLHDASVPDRILVVERDGRLIAYARCRGFHLKRFAHKASFGLGVLQSDWGQGIGTQLMERMIAWAKAQSLQKIQLEVVETNLGAIRLYQRHGFQEEGRLRHDRLLSDGCFYDTVLMGLQL, from the coding sequence ATGCAGACGATGCACCACTCGTTCGATACGCAACGGTACCAGATTCGACCGGCTCGACTCAGTGACGCTGAAGCCCTCGCTGAACTCCGCCAAACACTCGATGCGGAAACGGAATTCTTCGACCGAATGCCTGGTGAGGACGTGATGACGGCGAGCGATTTCGCGGATCAATTACACGATGCCTCGGTTCCGGATCGTATCCTCGTCGTCGAGCGCGATGGACGACTCATCGCCTACGCCCGGTGTCGTGGGTTTCATTTAAAACGTTTCGCGCACAAGGCATCATTTGGACTCGGTGTACTTCAATCCGACTGGGGGCAAGGAATCGGTACGCAACTGATGGAACGGATGATTGCTTGGGCAAAAGCGCAATCCCTGCAAAAAATTCAGCTCGAAGTCGTCGAGACGAACCTCGGCGCCATTCGCCTCTATCAGCGACATGGATTTCAAGAAGAAGGACGACTGCGTCATGACCGGTTACTATCGGACGGTTGCTTTTACGATACGGTGTTGATGGGCTTACAGCTATGA
- a CDS encoding IS3 family transposase (programmed frameshift), whose protein sequence is MGKNVYSSEVKWAVVKEKLSGKLTTREIMEKYGIKNESQIKTWMRWYRSNEHYRFDQPIGKQYTYGHGPDSASEDDKRERQMSHLKMENEILKKVHGNRKRVEKEVVIKIVEFLRRKYTITAILSALNVPRASYYRWIKESVKAPSVLEKTVIELSKQTKYRNGHRKIKALLQQIYQLKANRNTVQKIMQKHHLQCRIKPKRRWKSQGERIITAPDLIKRDFTASKPNQKWVTDITYIQYGSTTKYLSTIMDLFNNEIVAYKLYEHQQTSLVIDTLKIALENRNYPEGVILHSDQGSVYTSYAFQEFVKRNHLTSSMSRRGNCWDNAVIESFHSNLKSEEFQYVKFNSLRDHEVSERVTNYLNYYNEERIQEKLGYLTPKKYGVQAA, encoded by the exons ATGGGCAAAAACGTATATTCAAGTGAAGTAAAATGGGCAGTAGTCAAAGAAAAGCTGAGTGGTAAGTTAACGACGAGAGAAATCATGGAGAAGTACGGAATCAAAAATGAATCTCAAATCAAAACATGGATGAGATGGTATCGCTCTAACGAACATTATCGATTTGATCAGCCAATCGGTAAACAATATACCTATGGACATGGTCCAGATTCTGCGAGTGAGGATGACAAGAGAGAACGACAAATGTCACATCTGAAGATGGAAAATGAGATCTTAA AAAAAGTACATGGAAATCGAAAGAGAGTTGAGAAAGAAGTAGTCATAAAAATTGTAGAGTTTCTTCGGAGAAAGTATACAATCACCGCCATTCTTAGCGCTTTGAATGTACCAAGAGCAAGCTATTACCGTTGGATTAAGGAATCTGTGAAAGCACCTTCGGTGCTCGAAAAAACCGTCATTGAACTAAGTAAACAGACGAAGTATCGGAATGGACATCGAAAAATAAAGGCATTATTACAGCAAATCTATCAGTTAAAAGCCAATCGGAATACCGTACAGAAAATCATGCAAAAACACCATCTCCAATGTCGGATCAAGCCGAAGCGAAGATGGAAGTCTCAAGGTGAGCGCATCATAACGGCACCGGATCTCATCAAGCGCGATTTCACAGCAAGTAAACCGAATCAAAAGTGGGTGACGGATATCACCTATATCCAATACGGCAGCACGACGAAATATCTTTCCACCATCATGGATCTTTTTAATAACGAAATCGTCGCATACAAGTTATACGAGCATCAACAAACGTCTCTTGTGATTGATACGTTGAAGATAGCGCTTGAGAATCGAAACTATCCCGAAGGGGTCATCCTTCATTCGGACCAAGGAAGTGTCTATACGTCATACGCCTTTCAAGAATTCGTTAAAAGGAATCACCTAACAAGCAGCATGTCTCGTAGAGGAAACTGTTGGGACAACGCAGTTATCGAATCGTTCCACTCTAATTTAAAGTCCGAGGAATTCCAGTACGTCAAATTTAATTCACTAAGAGACCATGAGGTCTCTGAACGCGTTACTAATTACTTAAATTACTATAACGAAGAACGAATCCAAGAAAAATTAGGCTACCTGACACCGAAAAAATACGGTGTACAGGCAGCCTAA
- a CDS encoding PhzF family phenazine biosynthesis protein, whose protein sequence is MIETLHYDVFTTTPGSGNPAGVVLDADQLTESEMQRIARTNGFTETTFVLSSDQADYRMRYFAPEREMDLCGHGTIAALTALDSKIRLSMACQIETKSGILPVMRLANGMFRLQQGQPQLHQFDGDIKHVLAAIGLELTHLDDRWPIVYGSTGNWTLLLPIRRLEDFHRMVPDNQRFTTVLTDLPQASIHPICLDTYDRQATMHGRHFSATGAGSIEDPVTGTASGVMGVYYRKFIQPFETETAIIVEQGHEMERPGHVGIRISGEGLDHSQWKVEMDGQAVFVGVKRVRKEEADVKTLHLGF, encoded by the coding sequence ATGATCGAGACGCTACATTATGATGTGTTCACGACGACGCCAGGAAGCGGTAATCCAGCTGGGGTCGTCTTAGACGCCGATCAATTGACTGAGTCGGAAATGCAACGAATCGCGCGTACGAATGGCTTTACCGAGACGACGTTCGTCCTGTCATCCGACCAAGCGGACTACCGCATGCGCTACTTTGCACCGGAACGGGAAATGGACTTATGCGGACATGGTACGATTGCCGCATTGACGGCACTTGATTCAAAGATCCGTTTATCTATGGCATGTCAGATCGAGACAAAGTCAGGCATCTTGCCCGTGATGCGTTTAGCGAACGGAATGTTTCGCTTGCAACAGGGACAACCACAATTACATCAGTTTGACGGTGACATAAAGCACGTTCTAGCCGCGATTGGTCTCGAATTGACACATCTCGATGACCGATGGCCAATCGTATACGGCAGTACTGGGAACTGGACACTGCTCCTCCCGATTCGTCGACTTGAGGACTTTCACCGGATGGTGCCGGATAACCAACGCTTTACCACCGTGTTGACCGATCTCCCACAAGCCTCGATTCATCCGATTTGTCTCGATACATATGACCGACAAGCGACGATGCACGGACGTCACTTCTCGGCAACAGGAGCAGGGAGCATCGAAGATCCGGTTACGGGAACGGCGAGTGGTGTGATGGGTGTCTATTACCGAAAATTCATCCAGCCATTTGAAACGGAAACTGCGATCATCGTCGAACAAGGACACGAGATGGAACGACCCGGTCATGTCGGAATCCGTATTTCTGGCGAAGGTCTTGATCACAGCCAATGGAAAGTCGAGATGGACGGGCAAGCCGTCTTTGTCGGCGTCAAGAGAGTGAGAAAGGAAGAGGCAGATGTTAAAACACTTCATTTGGGATTTTGA
- a CDS encoding DNA topology modulation protein: MQKIILIGSGGSGKSTLAREMGKKLNYPVDHLDSLLWRPNWEAVSREEQRQIQQTLISRDTWIIDGNYGGTLDLRIDAADTIIFLDLPRTLCLYRVLKRTWRYRKTGRPDMAVDCTEKLSFDFLKWIWRFPIDKRPSILSTLEATSDKQIIHLTSRRAVKQFLQSLS, translated from the coding sequence ATGCAAAAGATCATCCTGATCGGTTCCGGTGGATCCGGTAAATCGACGCTTGCCCGCGAGATGGGCAAAAAACTCAACTATCCCGTTGATCACCTCGACAGCTTATTGTGGCGTCCGAACTGGGAGGCGGTTTCGCGTGAGGAACAACGCCAGATTCAACAAACACTCATATCGCGAGACACGTGGATTATCGACGGTAATTACGGTGGAACGCTTGACTTACGAATCGATGCCGCCGATACAATCATCTTCCTTGATCTACCGCGGACGCTCTGTCTGTACCGGGTATTGAAACGGACGTGGCGCTACCGCAAGACCGGTCGACCGGATATGGCGGTAGACTGCACGGAGAAATTATCGTTTGATTTTCTGAAGTGGATTTGGCGTTTCCCGATTGATAAACGACCGAGTATCCTTTCAACACTTGAAGCAACGTCCGATAAACAGATCATTCATTTGACGTCCCGCCGCGCCGTCAAACAGTTTCTTCAATCACTTTCATAA
- a CDS encoding YusW family protein, translated as MKRQRLTGYGVATLFAMSLMLAGCGNDEASTDKVEEGSTNSNTTDDTMQDKDTVTKNADTDYGFNSLSIEADVEGDNDAIDISYDRDNDGTEAEYRYKGEQKQGDDAMTELDAKFKNLKIDADTSEKEVISEVERVFAIQDASRLEVEIEFSDGTEKEYKK; from the coding sequence ATGAAGAGACAACGTTTAACAGGATACGGTGTCGCAACGTTGTTCGCTATGAGTTTAATGTTGGCGGGTTGCGGAAATGACGAAGCGTCGACGGACAAGGTCGAAGAAGGATCAACGAACTCGAACACGACCGACGATACGATGCAAGACAAGGATACGGTAACGAAAAATGCCGACACGGATTATGGCTTCAACAGTCTGTCGATTGAAGCGGACGTTGAAGGGGATAACGATGCCATTGATATTAGTTATGACCGGGATAATGACGGAACGGAAGCGGAATATCGCTATAAAGGGGAGCAAAAGCAAGGAGACGACGCGATGACGGAACTCGACGCGAAGTTCAAGAACTTAAAGATTGATGCGGATACATCTGAAAAAGAGGTCATCAGTGAGGTTGAGCGTGTGTTTGCGATTCAAGATGCTTCCCGCTTAGAGGTTGAAATCGAATTCTCAGACGGAACCGAAAAAGAATATAAAAAATAA
- a CDS encoding VOC family protein: MPSKRMDHISLNVVNLEEAIHFFSLCGLEVRGRWEMKGELLDRLLNLEGAETECAALGLPGEAIWLELVRFKHPRDTPSVIQSVHAGGLRHLCFEVTALAALVERLADNGYQSIGDVANYENEYRLCYVRGPEDVIIELAEKIGPV, encoded by the coding sequence ATGCCGAGTAAACGAATGGATCATATCAGTCTGAACGTCGTGAACCTAGAAGAAGCGATTCACTTTTTTTCGCTTTGTGGCCTCGAAGTACGCGGACGATGGGAGATGAAAGGAGAGTTACTCGATCGTTTATTAAATTTAGAGGGAGCGGAGACGGAGTGTGCTGCACTCGGATTACCAGGTGAAGCAATCTGGCTTGAACTCGTTCGATTTAAACACCCGCGTGACACGCCTTCCGTGATCCAATCCGTCCACGCAGGTGGATTGCGTCATCTCTGTTTTGAAGTAACGGCACTCGCCGCGCTCGTCGAACGTTTAGCGGACAATGGATATCAGTCGATTGGCGACGTCGCGAATTACGAAAATGAGTATCGCCTATGTTACGTAAGAGGACCAGAAGACGTGATCATTGAGTTGGCAGAAAAAATCGGACCTGTCTAA
- a CDS encoding HAD-IA family hydrolase yields MLKHFIWDFDGTLFDTYPVLVDVFVELLEREGRTVEREQVAELMAISAKTTYEAFGVSEPFILNYKQQKMIIEQEQSEPFLGIRELLEALSTRGATHHIVTHRGTSIHALLAKHGMTHHFQDVLTAPDGFARKPDPEAVTYLIDRHQMARDETIMIGDRELDVLAGHRAGIKTCLITEHTSQTVATYTITSPGRLKELLLT; encoded by the coding sequence ATGTTAAAACACTTCATTTGGGATTTTGACGGCACCTTGTTTGATACGTATCCAGTGTTAGTCGATGTGTTCGTGGAATTACTCGAGCGTGAGGGGCGAACGGTTGAACGCGAGCAAGTAGCAGAGCTGATGGCGATCTCGGCAAAAACGACGTATGAGGCGTTTGGTGTGTCCGAACCATTCATTCTGAACTACAAGCAACAAAAGATGATCATCGAACAAGAACAGTCTGAACCGTTTCTCGGAATCCGTGAACTGCTAGAGGCGTTATCGACGAGAGGTGCGACGCATCATATCGTCACCCATCGCGGAACATCGATTCATGCGTTGCTTGCAAAACATGGGATGACGCATCATTTTCAAGACGTATTGACGGCACCGGATGGATTCGCCCGAAAACCGGATCCGGAAGCTGTCACGTACTTGATCGATCGGCACCAGATGGCACGAGACGAGACGATCATGATTGGAGACCGGGAACTCGACGTCTTAGCCGGACATCGTGCCGGTATCAAGACGTGTTTGATAACCGAACATACGAGTCAGACCGTTGCGACGTATACCATAACGTCGCCCGGTCGATTAAAGGAATTGTTACTGACATAA
- a CDS encoding flavodoxin family protein, translated as MLHALFLNCTLKASHEPSNTEALIRDVIAYWKQEDVTSEIVRIVDHQVAFGVTEDEGNGDEWPVIFEKVKRADIVVIGTPLWLGEKSSVATQVIERLYGGSGLTNDLGQAIYYNKVGGVIVTGNEDGAKHASASILYGLSHIGFTIPPNVDAYWVGEAGPGPSYIEAGRDNDFTKRHAQFLAANLYHFAKMLNEHPIPAEGNVME; from the coding sequence ATGTTGCATGCCTTATTCTTGAACTGCACCTTAAAAGCATCACATGAACCATCGAATACGGAGGCGCTGATCCGTGACGTGATCGCATATTGGAAACAGGAGGACGTCACTTCAGAAATTGTCCGGATCGTCGATCACCAAGTGGCGTTCGGCGTCACGGAAGACGAAGGCAACGGGGATGAATGGCCCGTGATTTTCGAAAAAGTGAAACGAGCCGACATCGTTGTCATCGGAACACCGCTCTGGCTGGGTGAAAAAAGTAGTGTTGCGACGCAAGTCATTGAACGATTGTACGGAGGGAGCGGTCTGACGAACGATCTTGGACAAGCAATCTACTACAACAAGGTCGGTGGCGTCATTGTCACGGGGAATGAAGATGGAGCTAAACATGCGTCTGCTTCCATCTTGTACGGTCTGTCGCATATCGGCTTTACGATTCCGCCGAACGTCGATGCTTACTGGGTCGGTGAAGCGGGACCAGGACCATCGTACATCGAAGCAGGACGGGACAATGATTTTACGAAGCGACACGCACAGTTTTTAGCTGCCAACCTATACCATTTTGCCAAGATGTTAAATGAGCATCCGATTCCAGCAGAAGGGAATGTGATGGAATGA
- a CDS encoding GNAT family N-acetyltransferase, with product MLVRSMEEKDRSTVLAIYRQGVEEGNATFETMIHEQEWWTTVTQSERFVLEQGGKVIGWAKLERVSERYVYRGVREVSIYLERSARGLGGGRFLMEALITYADANEIWTLQSHMFPENIASRRLHERLGFELVGRRRAIAQHHGVWRDTLLLERRNDLQ from the coding sequence ATGCTTGTTCGTTCGATGGAAGAGAAAGATCGTAGCACTGTGTTAGCCATCTATCGTCAAGGAGTAGAAGAAGGAAACGCGACGTTTGAAACGATGATTCATGAGCAAGAGTGGTGGACAACGGTGACACAATCTGAACGGTTCGTTCTAGAGCAAGGTGGAAAAGTGATTGGTTGGGCTAAACTGGAACGTGTTTCTGAACGTTATGTCTATCGTGGCGTACGAGAAGTCAGTATATATCTAGAGCGTTCCGCTCGAGGACTCGGCGGTGGACGATTCTTAATGGAGGCATTGATCACCTATGCGGACGCCAATGAGATCTGGACGCTTCAATCACACATGTTCCCAGAAAACATCGCAAGCAGACGGCTGCATGAGCGACTTGGGTTCGAACTAGTCGGTCGACGACGTGCCATCGCACAGCATCATGGTGTCTGGCGAGACACATTGTTATTGGAGCGACGAAATGACCTCCAATAA
- a CDS encoding flavin monoamine oxidase family protein — MNVAIIGAGISGLYLATRMQELGHDVTIYEARDRIGGRIETVDFDLAGQAYAFDLGPTWFWPDSEPLMVDLIHRFDLPTLEQYATGTLRLERADGIESHLVANQPTALRLRDGIRSVATALAARLTPGTIRLKSPISQIDVTNRILVSSGRKSQPYDEIVLALPPRLAATLSYMPALPEAVLGELEALPTWMAQQAKCLILYERPFWRDSGWSGQAISWTGMVQEIHDASPQDGPGALFGFFRTPARERQLLTEAEIKETVFAQLVRLFGEQARQSIGWAYKDWSTDSWTATRADAAPLVDFPAYHAINLGMEHAAISLIGTETDPSHGGHLEGAIRSVERYLEKRGVKK, encoded by the coding sequence ATGAACGTTGCCATCATAGGAGCAGGAATCAGTGGTTTGTATCTCGCGACGCGTATGCAGGAACTTGGACACGACGTGACGATCTATGAAGCACGTGACCGAATCGGCGGTAGAATCGAGACAGTCGATTTCGACCTAGCCGGGCAAGCATATGCGTTTGATCTTGGACCGACTTGGTTTTGGCCGGACAGTGAACCACTGATGGTCGATTTGATCCATCGATTCGATTTACCGACACTGGAACAATATGCGACGGGAACGCTTCGACTAGAACGGGCTGACGGAATCGAGTCACATCTGGTTGCGAATCAACCGACGGCGCTTCGCCTTCGTGACGGAATCCGCTCCGTTGCTACGGCACTTGCTGCACGACTCACACCGGGAACGATTCGACTCAAGTCTCCGATCAGCCAAATTGATGTCACGAACCGGATTCTCGTCAGTTCAGGAAGGAAAAGTCAACCGTACGACGAGATCGTCCTCGCACTACCACCGCGTCTAGCGGCAACATTATCGTATATGCCAGCTTTACCTGAAGCAGTTCTGGGTGAACTTGAAGCATTACCGACTTGGATGGCGCAGCAAGCTAAATGTCTGATTCTTTACGAGAGACCGTTTTGGCGTGATTCGGGCTGGTCCGGTCAGGCAATCAGCTGGACTGGGATGGTGCAAGAGATACATGACGCTTCCCCACAAGACGGACCAGGAGCGTTGTTCGGTTTTTTCCGGACACCGGCACGTGAACGACAGTTATTGACCGAGGCGGAAATCAAGGAAACCGTATTCGCGCAGCTGGTTCGTCTATTCGGTGAACAAGCGCGTCAGTCGATTGGTTGGGCGTATAAAGACTGGTCGACGGATAGTTGGACAGCAACACGAGCTGATGCAGCACCGCTCGTGGATTTCCCGGCATATCATGCTATCAATCTCGGAATGGAGCATGCAGCGATTTCACTGATTGGGACAGAGACCGATCCGAGTCATGGTGGACACTTAGAAGGGGCCATACGATCCGTTGAACGCTATTTAGAAAAGAGAGGAGTAAAAAAATGA
- a CDS encoding NAD(P)-binding domain-containing protein produces the protein MSYASSHPIVIIGAGPIGLAAAAQLVVEGQSFLLFEKGPSIAHHIKQWEHVRMFSTWQYNISDAARHLLELTDWIAPANDTVPTGTELIKQYLAPLAALPEIAPSLHFQHEILSISRAGLDKMTNASREVTPFELVIDTPNGRKHILARAVIDASGVLGRPNPAISSGHRVEIEQNLPVRYSIVDAKRDTVVFANQSVAVIGSGHSALNSLLELVSIKAQHPETEIHWILRKSDPVQAYGGEDKDALEGRGALGSRIRQLVERDQIRVHSSFKTRSIESKGKSFDITAQDGRTLHHIDQLIVNAGSRPDFSFLEEVRLDIDPVTESSRILAPLIDPNLHSCGTVRPHGEAELRHPDLGLYLVGAKSYGRAPTFLLATGYEQVRSVVAFLVGDEARAKQVKLSLPETGVCNVSLPQSSTSCCS, from the coding sequence ATGTCATACGCTTCTTCCCACCCCATCGTCATCATCGGTGCCGGTCCGATCGGTCTTGCAGCTGCAGCTCAACTTGTAGTGGAAGGTCAATCGTTTTTACTATTTGAGAAAGGTCCTTCGATTGCCCACCATATCAAACAATGGGAACACGTTCGGATGTTTTCGACGTGGCAATACAATATTAGTGACGCAGCACGTCACTTGCTCGAGCTGACGGACTGGATTGCACCAGCAAACGATACTGTGCCGACCGGAACTGAATTGATCAAACAATACCTTGCTCCACTTGCTGCATTACCGGAAATTGCTCCCTCTCTACATTTCCAACATGAGATTCTCTCGATCTCACGGGCAGGTCTAGACAAGATGACAAATGCCTCACGTGAAGTAACGCCGTTCGAATTAGTCATAGATACGCCGAATGGTCGTAAACATATTCTCGCTCGCGCGGTCATCGATGCGTCTGGAGTCCTCGGGCGACCAAACCCTGCAATCAGTTCCGGACATCGAGTCGAAATTGAGCAGAACTTACCTGTCCGGTATTCGATCGTAGATGCGAAACGTGATACTGTTGTTTTCGCTAATCAATCCGTCGCTGTCATCGGTAGCGGGCACTCGGCTTTGAACTCGCTCCTTGAACTCGTTTCCATTAAAGCACAACATCCTGAAACGGAGATTCATTGGATCCTTCGCAAATCGGACCCCGTTCAAGCTTACGGAGGAGAAGACAAGGATGCACTGGAAGGTCGCGGAGCACTCGGTTCGCGTATCCGTCAGCTCGTTGAACGAGATCAGATTAGGGTTCACTCCAGCTTCAAGACCCGATCCATTGAATCGAAAGGGAAGTCGTTTGACATCACTGCTCAAGATGGTCGGACCCTTCATCACATCGATCAGTTGATCGTCAACGCAGGAAGTCGACCCGACTTTTCGTTCCTCGAGGAAGTACGGCTTGACATCGACCCTGTCACCGAGAGTAGTCGAATACTTGCTCCTCTGATTGATCCGAACCTTCATAGTTGCGGAACTGTCCGTCCACATGGAGAAGCGGAGTTACGTCATCCAGATCTCGGACTTTATCTGGTCGGTGCAAAAAGTTACGGTCGTGCTCCGACCTTCCTGCTTGCGACCGGTTATGAACAAGTTCGATCAGTCGTTGCTTTTCTTGTCGGAGACGAGGCACGTGCCAAGCAGGTCAAGTTATCATTACCGGAGACGGGTGTGTGCAACGTTTCCCTGCCACAATCATCGACTTCCTGTTGTTCTTAA
- a CDS encoding helix-turn-helix transcriptional regulator has product MKLTNHVRLYRQQHKWTQEQFAERIGVTRQTVISLEKGSYTPSLLLAMQIARVFDCPIEELFQLEEES; this is encoded by the coding sequence ATGAAACTGACGAACCATGTCCGCCTCTATCGTCAACAGCACAAGTGGACACAAGAGCAGTTCGCTGAACGAATCGGTGTGACACGACAAACCGTCATCTCACTTGAAAAAGGAAGCTATACGCCGTCGCTCTTACTCGCGATGCAGATTGCCCGCGTCTTTGATTGCCCGATCGAGGAACTATTTCAATTAGAGGAGGAATCCTGA
- a CDS encoding bacteriorhodopsin → MEDVNLLVLATQYMFWVGFVGMAAGTLYFLVERNSLAPEYRSTATVAALVTFVAAIHYYFMKQAVGESGLLSEIDGFPTEIRYIDWLVTTPLLLIKFPLLLGLKGGKGRSLLTKLVIADIIMIIGGYIGESSINLAGGFTQLGLWAYVVGCIAWFYIIYLLFTNVTKAAEDKPAPIREALLQMRLFILIGWAIYPVGYAVTLFAPGIEVQLVRELIYNFADLINKVGFGLIAFFAVKTMSATKNLKLT, encoded by the coding sequence ATGGAAGACGTCAATCTCCTCGTCCTTGCGACCCAGTACATGTTCTGGGTCGGATTCGTCGGAATGGCCGCCGGTACGCTCTATTTTCTCGTCGAACGAAATTCCCTTGCCCCGGAATACCGCTCGACCGCAACAGTCGCTGCTCTCGTCACGTTCGTCGCTGCGATTCATTACTATTTCATGAAGCAAGCTGTCGGGGAATCGGGTTTGTTGTCAGAGATCGATGGCTTTCCGACCGAAATCCGCTACATCGACTGGCTTGTGACGACGCCTCTCTTACTGATCAAGTTTCCGCTGTTGCTCGGTTTAAAAGGTGGGAAAGGACGTTCCCTTCTAACGAAACTCGTCATCGCGGACATCATCATGATCATCGGTGGGTATATCGGCGAGTCGTCCATCAATTTAGCGGGTGGCTTCACACAACTCGGTCTTTGGGCATACGTCGTTGGTTGTATCGCATGGTTTTATATCATTTATCTGCTGTTCACGAACGTCACGAAAGCTGCTGAAGATAAGCCTGCCCCGATTCGTGAAGCCTTGTTGCAGATGCGCTTGTTCATCTTGATCGGATGGGCGATCTATCCGGTCGGTTACGCGGTCACCTTGTTTGCACCCGGCATCGAGGTACAACTCGTCCGCGAATTGATCTATAACTTCGCTGACTTGATCAACAAGGTCGGATTTGGTCTGATTGCCTTCTTCGCCGTCAAGACGATGTCTGCTACGAAAAATTTGAAATTGACTTAA